GAAGACGAATACAGGCAACGTTTGGATATAATGAAGCAGCAAGACAGGTTTGAATAAGATTCCATTTAGAAAAGATTTGAGCttcatcaattttttcattagtAGTTTCTTGAATAGATAAGACTCTGAGAAGATGGTTTTTTGTTTGGTATATAGTTTCCATTTTTGAGATATCTAAACATTTAGGATCAAAAGGTAACTGGtgattttcaatattttcaagatttgaGATTAGCCTTGGTGTCTTGTACTTTGAATTAGATTTGAAATGTTCAAGATAAAAATTGTaaactttaataaagaTCATATAATCGCAATTGGTGGAAGATTTTGGTAGATGTCTTTCTTCAAGTTTCCATGGTATTTCACAAGTTAGAAATGAAGCAATGGTGACAATGGGGTCAATacaatcaaatattaagcCATAGATGAATAGTATTCCAATACTGAGATCCACTGGCCATCTGCTGAGAAGTTCTCCAAGAGGAGTAATTCTGAATTGATCATCAAGGGCCCCATAATTACGCAGTGAGAGtaatgaattttcaatGGAAGAGAGGCTTGGAGGAGTGAAGAAATCTTGGAGGGAGTGAATTAGCTGTATAAGCTTGAATGAATTTCGTAATCCTCTAGAGCTTGCAAGATTTGAATCTTTATCTGGGGGAAGATTACCCAAATAGCATAAAATATCAAGAATAATATGCTCAATAGGAAGTCTAAGAATCTCAGGAGTAATTTCAAGGGACTGAGACTGTAATTCTTCTTCAGTGAATAAACGGAAACACTTTCCTGGAGCAGTTCTACCAGCTCTACCCATTCTTTGCTGAGCtgatgattttgaaatgAGAACTTCTTGCAAAGAAGTAACATGACGAATAGGATCATAGATAGAAATTCGTACTCTTCCAGTATCAATAACAAATCtaatatcttcaatagTTAGAGAAACTTCTGCAATATTAGTAGATACGATAACCTTTCTCTTTCCCTTAACTGGTTTAAAGATTTCAAGTTGATCATTATAATTGACATTTGAATGACAGGCTAAAACATGTAATGGGATAGGAAGTTGAaccttttctttaaaatcttCGAATCCTTCTTGATCTTGTTCATTCTCATCAAATTCTCTTTTTAATAGCTTTGTAAGATGATTAACATCACCAATACCTCCTAAAAAGATTAATACTGAACCTTCTTGATTCCCAAGtgatttgataatatttagAACATGATCTTTAAGCTTGGGGATATCCAAAGGTTTACATATGTTACTTCCCAAGTCTAAGTACTCATCATCATCCTGAGTAGAAGAAACGCCATTATTGTTTTGGGATTGGGTATTTTgttgttttttttgtttgagTGGTAGATAAGAGACTTCGATGGGAAATGGAGTTCTTCCAGGAAGGTTTATTGtatcaattttaaaaaCTGATTCTTTGTTAATTTGTTCTTGTATAGCGGTAATAATTGTATTAGACTcaattttatcattatatGATTTGTTAAAATACTTGACAAACTCAAAAACATCAATTGAAGCACTCATAATCACAAGTTTAATATCACTCCTTTTGTATGAAAGCTGTTTCatgaaatataataataaatcaacgTCTAAAGATCTCTCATGAGCTTCATCTAAAATCAGGACAGAATTGGCTGGGATCTTGAATTGGTTTGTATCAATATCAGAACTAGAAATACCCATAAGCTCtgatttaataatgttaaTCAATATTCCATGAGTACAGTAAACCAATTTAGTGCTATTAGTAACATAATGATCCAGTCTAACAGAATGACCAACTAGATGTTTTTTTACATGttgattttctttaatagcTTCGTTCCTTACTCGAGTAGAGACTGATATTGCAGCTAGTCTTCTTGGCTCACTACAGTATATCATTCCTTCTGTGAATTGAGTAATTCCTTCGTAAACTAAAATAGGAATTTGAGTAGTTTTTCCACAACCTGTTTCTCCTTTAACCACCAAAATTTGATTAGATTTAAgcttttcaataattttttcagCATTCATTGATGCGGAAAGGTGATCATATCTACGAGCTTTAAAAAGATTTGCAGATTCGAGAGGAGGCTTTGGAGAATTCTTGgatatttcttctatttcatAATCagatttggaattattttctaattttgaAACAAACAAGTTCTTTATTTTATCGctaattaaatcaatttcttcattcttTGATTCTTTTGAGTTTGAATAATCTTTAACCTCAATCTGAGCCTTTTTGGGAGTAATTAACTGCGGTAGATCATTCTCCTTCAGATGGATTGATAACCACATTATACATAACCAAGCAATATAGTGTTTTGGGTAGCTAGAAATTTCTACGTCTGTTACAATACAAATATTCGAAATCCTGAAATGATCCATGTAAACTCCTTTCTGTAGTTTAAACGAGTCTTTCatagatttattatattcatcaATCTCTTTCATAACTACATTCAAAGCTGTTAAAGATCTTTCATTGTCGAAACCACACGACTCTATTAGCTTGATTATTCCCTCCTTGtctttattatcaataccACACCAATATTTTAAACTTAACAATATCATCTTTACATTCAAACCATTAGACTTCAAAAAACTAGAATACTTTTCCTTCATTATGTCATTCATTCTctctaaatttaaagaaactAATTTTGGTCTTGAGACTAATCTTGGTAATCctgaaaaattattacaattatCAAAAAGCCAGGATTTAAAACTATAAGATTTAGAAAGCATTGGAAAGTGCTTGGTTACTATTCCTATCGTCTTCTTTCTTATATTATAGCTCATAGATAACCTCGGAATCTCCAGCTTTTGTTTTTGATCACTGATATcaatcttattttttttttctgcttgcattctttttttttcacttTTAAAAAGTGCCTTTTCTTTCTGTGAaacaaattcattatttcttgAAACTAAGGGATTATTTGTATCCATTGATAGCCAGGCTTCATCTAGTGGTGCTGGGAAAAGCTTATATAGAGGTCTTGATCCTTCTAGGTGTCTTAAAGCAAGCAAAGCGGCATAATGTTGAGCAAgatcattatttataaagGATTCTTTTGTTTCAAATCTCATTGAATTCTCTTCCTTACCTTTTGGGTCATTCAATATTACCACATACCTAAACATTCCTTTATTTGCTACAAGTTTATTGTAGATTGGTTTTGGCCTTTTTTCCTTTTGacaataattattcaatagGACTTTTGGAGTTCTCATATAAGGTTTCATTTCAAATAGTGGAATTTTCTTCACCTCTATTTCTTCTCCCTTTGTTGATCCAGAATTTACATTCGTTTTAGAACTTAACTTTTTACCTTGGTTTTCTTCTGAAATGTTTTTTGTGCCCGAATTTGAAATACCTTTCTTCATTTTAGGGTCTGGATTTGTGGTCTTTTCCGTTTTCTTACTCATTTTATCTCAAAATACACGTAAAAGACACACAAATTCTCCTAAAAGCttggattatttaattttctcTTAATAATACGaagtttttaattttttattattattttttttctccaatGGACAATGGTCAAATTTACCATTTGGGCGCATTTTGTCAGCACATCCTCtccaaattaatttcaacttaaattttttttaaaaaattaattcaatcaACAAATAAATCTCTTCTTTAGAAACATAAAGCCTCTATTAGTAATTTAACCctaatattctttttcaatCTCTAAACCATTCTCTTTCAATTTCTCTACACAACTCTTGCATTATCTTCCTTAAccatttaaattaatatttcaaaaactAACTCAACTCCTTTAAAGATTTCTGCATGAATTTACATTTACCGTGTCAGTCCACATGACATCTACAAGTCATACAATTTAAATTACAtgcaaaattaattaattaaataaataaactaCTTTTGGCGGGAAACACATGCATTTGCAGGTGCAGCCATTACATGCGGGGGGCCCAGCTTAAATGAAACGATATTAATAGAGTCACAGTtttgtaaataaatttagTGTTAAAATTGTAATTATTGAACTTGAGAAAGTTTTTGGTTTTGGTGGTAAAATCTAGGAAGACAATTATATTACATAAAGAGAACTGAGAGAAAAAACTAAACAATTCTATTTCCGAGTGCTACAGATTTGGCATCTATTTCTAGTGCCTGAATTAACGTGTGTGCAAAGTATACAGACCCATTTAGGCGGGTTTTCTGGTTTCATGCGAGCTTTTCCTTTGTTTTCACCTTTACTAATAAGTTCAGGAAACTCAAAAATTCCTTTAGGCtttgattcattttcattagcCGGTTTGGCCGTAGattcttttgattttaaagCTTGAGCATAGTTTGCTGTCTTTCCGATTGAATTCGGTTTATTGGTTGTGGGCTGGTAGGAAGAGGATGTTGCAGAGGAAGAGGATACAGTAGTAGAGGAAAACGAGGTACCAGATTGAATTGGTGAGGACGAGGCTATCACAGTTTTTGGAGCAGAACTGTTTGAGCTCAAATAAGTTTTAGAAGTCCAATTTCCAGAAGTGTTAATTTTAAGTGAATTCAAAGATGTCAGAGAAGGTGCCaaagattttgaatggGATATAACTCCAGAGTGAGCATTCACAGTTTTTGGAGCAGACTCAGATGAATTTTCTTCCTTGTTTTTCTCGTATAACTCTTCTTTCTGCTTCTCTAAAAGAAGGAAGTTCGGATCatttaaagttttaatGCAAGCTTTACAGTATATAAGAATGATCTCAACATCGTAGAGACAAATCTTGTTGAATGCTTTAGTACAGATATTAAGCCATTGCCTGTGCGCCAAAGACTCAGTAATTGTACTTGGAGTTTGGGAATCTTCTGGAAATGTTGTAGTATTCATAGCTAGCCTATAGAATGGAGCTCTAAGTCCTAGAATTCGTTCTATAGTGTTTGCTGAAGAAACTAAGCTGCTAGTATGTTGGTATAGAGAAGATAGAGCATTGATTTCAGTTGAGGTTTGTGATCCAATCaagattttaaatttatcaaagatcttttctttatctgATGCCTCTGGCaaaaattctgaaaattGAGAAAGAGAGATTTTTGAAAAACAAGCTGTGAGAAACGAGTTTAGGGATTCCAAAAAGGTAActttttgagaaataaGCATTTCATCTGGTTTAATGAGCTTCTCAAATGAAATGAacttttgttttatttgcttcttattaatattttcctGTATTTGATTCTCTGTATTTTCTTGAGGATGAATTTTTAGCCTTTCTATCTCTATTGAGCTCTGTAAATTCCCAAAAGAGAATCTTGGAAAACTTgtattggaaataattgTAATGTTTTTCTCTTGGATGTCATCTTTAAGGCTTGTTAAagctttaattaattcccTTCTATTCTCTATATTAGGGAGTCCTAAAATTAATGCAATTAATATCATTGAAATTACATCTGAGTATAATAAGGACCAATTTGCTTCTTCTGCAAGGATTCTATCCACAAGTTGAGCAGGAATTCTCTTATATGTTCCAGATCTCTCTTTAAGAGTATCTTCAAAGATAGTTATTGGCTCAGGAATTGGTGAGAAGAAGATCTTAAAAGAGCTTGGAGAGGTTGCAATACTTTTGAATTGTTTCTTTACGCCttgaagaatatttgtattattagaatGGTTATGAGAGCTTCCCCACAGAAGAGCTACCATTTCAATAATGAAACTTTTAGCAGAAATCtctcttttaatataaGTTGACCCAAGTTTCTGAATAATTCCAATCATTGTTTCATTTCTAGAAAAAAGATCATTTATCACTTGTAAGCTCCAGGAGCTGAAATCTCTACATTTCTCTTCAAGTCCAAGTTTGACCGTGATTTCATCTCCTACAACTTGAATACATTTGTTGAGATCGTGAATCAAAACAAGTCTCCAAAGTAGGGGTTTTTCTCGTTTAATCCTAGTTAGAATAGTATTACTAAGCTCATCCATGGCACATAAAGATGGAGTTGATATATCTATTGGATTACTTACACGTTGATTTGTTGTTTGAGATGAATTCAACTGATTTACTCTTCTTTGACTTTGTTGTCTATAACTATTCACAATTGGAACTGTGACATTTCCTCTTCTATTTACTGCAGAGTGATGAGTAGCTTTGTGGAATATCAATTCTGACTCATTCTCAAATACAATAAACATACAATTTTCGTGATCACATGGATAGTGTTTCTGTCTCCAGTGTTCCTTTAATGCCTGGTAATCTCTATAAACATATGTGATTTTGGGAAGCCTATTTTCACGAGTTAATGAGTTACTCTCTTGAGCTCCAACTCTATTAGTTgattcttcttcatcatctaaTTCATCCACTCCTTCTTGATTATTCTCATTTAGATCAGTTTCTTCATTTCTAGAACTTTCAGAGAAAAGTCCTGATTGCCTAGAAAGCTCTTTTTCTTCACAAATCTGGCAAGAAAAGTGTTCATTCCTAACATGATCAGAAAAATCCTCTTTATCTAGACACCAAACCTTACAGATTGGACAAGAAATGTGGGGTAGTATTGGAGGCTTGAGGAACATTTCTCCCTTTTTTAAGTGACGAGAAAGATCTTTCACTCCATACAAATAATGTTCAGGTAATAACATAGTTTTCCTCTTCTCAATACATACATAACAGCACTTTACATGGTGATCTTGAAAAAGATGTTCACCCAAAGCTTTAGTATTCTTGTATGACTTTAAATTGTTATGGAGATCTTCAGAGTCTTTGGTAGGGAATTTAGGCCTACAGTTTGGAAACCAACACCTATACTCCAATATACGCTCAAATACCCATCTACAAGCAAAAGATTCATATATGACACCAATCTTTTCATCAATTAGAGACTTTGGGACTTGCTCCAATTTTGGATGACCCAAATTAGCttcaattatattcattCCCTCCTGCTTATCAGAATCCAAAGATCTGTCAGCAACTCCTTCAAGGGAATCATCTATTAAATACTCAAAATATCTTGGATTGGAAGTAAAGAATAAAGTTTCTATAGTATTCTTACAAAATGGACACTCCTTACTCTTTAACAAATACCTTAATCTAAGAGTACAACACCAACAAATAGCATGAAAACATTTAAGAGAAAAGTCAAGCCCAAAGACCACAAGATTGCTCATACATATCCCACATAACTTATCTTTAGAAGCCAAATTGTCTTTGTTTTTCCCGAATTTCCCTCCATATATCGTCTCCTTTTCATACTTATGATCCAAAATATTCGTATTAACCCATTGCTTAATGTCCTTTGCAAACAATCTGGGCTCAGTCCTTCCTTTTGGTTTTCCCTTCAttacatttatttttctttttgaaatttgttTTACCTTTAAACTTTTTACCCTAAAAAATTTGGGCGGGAAAACCCACGCTTAACAATTTTAGTGCTGCATTAATGTAAATAGAGATAGAATAAATGAGCCGAATAGATTTTTAATTGAGTTTCAAAATTTAGTATTTGGTCTTTGGAATAATTTAGTTTTAAGAAAGAATAAAGGCTAAAGTGAAGTAGCagatatttttaaaaagttGAAATTGGCCAAAGGAAACTAAGTATTGAGATTTTGGTTGTCGGTACCACTCATTACAAAATAAAAACCGAATAATAGATGAATGTTCAGAGGATTAGTAATAAGGCTTCAGTTTTTCTGAACCACAAACACTTTCATCCAGGTAACTCAAAGAATAGAGAAAAGGTATGGTTAGCCGAAGAGAAGCTTAAAGAGGAGGAGAGAAAACAGGAGGAGCTTCTTAAGAAGAGGAAAAAGGAATGGGAGATTGAGGAACTCAGAAGAGATCTTAGGCAATCCAATAAGAAGGTAAAAAACCAATTAAAGGTTCAATCAGAGGTTGAGGAAGTTATCGATAAGAGTAAACAGCTACATGATGTGTTAGTTGATAAAGCAAGAGCTAACAAAAGTTGGGTCAAGTCAGAATTATATGAAGAGGATGTTTTTTTAGGAAATCATTCTTCTGTATGGGGATCATATTACGATCCAAATGTGAAAAAATGGGGATTCAAGTGTTGTAAAAACTTGAAAAGAAGTTCAGTTTGCTCAGCTTACAATAAATCTAAGTCTCAAATATCAAACTCTTCTTATAACACTTCAATTTCTGAGCTATTCAACTCAGATACAAAATATCAATCAAAATCGGATACCTCTGaacataatattaataataacgCTGGGCTTCTCTTGTTGAATCAAGGAAAACCATTTTCAAAACAACAAAAAGGAGTTTCTGAATTCCTTAATATACTTAAGCAATCCCAACCTAAATCATCAAACTAACTAATTTAATTCTCCAAATATGTTGATTCTActataaaattattaattctttcaaaaattatttaaatcgCTTATTATTATACTGCTTTTGGAAATATATGCATGCGCATGCATGCATACATTACCAAACTTTCCTATACTCTACCAAATAACCCACTCTTTCAAACCAATTAATCTATTTTATACTCTTTCATCTGTCTAATCAAAACgtaaaaattaaaattcaaaCAATTCTACACATCTACCTATTCTTATATTTTCGTAATGTtatctttttatttacatttattAGCTCAGGCGGCAACCTGGTACGGGTACCCGATGTCTACAGCATGCTTTATTCGTGAAAAAAATGCAGAGAATCTGGATAATATTTGACAAAAGAACTTGTTCAAAAAAGTCAAATATATCAGAAGGGAATGACTCATTAAAGTATaaaatatacaaaaaaacttaggaaattcaaaatagGGAATCTGAATGAatgaaaaggaaaaattaaagtataAGTTAGTTTAGGAAATTATATAAGGCAGAGGAAGATAGAAAAGTATCTAATGGAtgattttttgaattataaaaacttagaaaatgattcaGTGGGAAAAGAGTTTCTAGCTAATCCTAGCCATTCAAGTTTTGATTTGGCAACTATTTCTACAATGACTTCATTACAGGGATTAGAAACATCTCTATTTCATGATCAATTCTCACCGATTTTAGGAATCAGTTCAAATACCTTGGATTCTCTTGGAAAGACTAAATccaaaagaattattactGAAGATGTTACAATTAATTCTTCCAAGCAACAAGATAACCCAAATCAGAACCGTGATTCTGGtacaaaattaaagaatactaatagtattaataCTTCAAGCATATCTGAAAAAAAGGATACCTCTATTAAGCCCAATTATCCATTTGAAAATGGAGTTCAAACTTTATATCAAATCGAGTCTAAATCTACAAAAAATCTTAAAAACCCTCTTCCACTTAAAGTTACTAAAATTAGAGTTAATGACTTAGAAATGAAAGTTATACCTTCTCTTAAGATTTCTACAGATAATCATCATAGAGAATTACCCACTGGATTTAAAAACTCTGATCACCTCGTCGATTTTTTTCTTGGAAAAGTCTTGAgatcttcaaattctctcttttatattgaaaaaaaacttcAACAAGCTTTATATGGAGCTGTATTCTTAGCATTCGAACTTGAAGAGTCtaaaagaaatgaaaatgttgaaagaaaagagaTTTCTCATTGTATTGGATCTGGTACTTCTGTATTCCTTCAAGATTATGATTTACCTTCTTTCATATTTGATCCTCATAAAAGTAAAGTTGCTATTAAGATCTCTAGTATGAGCCTTAGAAGACGAAAACCAtcattaaaagaaaatatg
This Cryptosporidium parvum Iowa II chromosome 7, whole genome shotgun sequence DNA region includes the following protein-coding sequences:
- a CDS encoding hypothetical protein (PRP2'MLEL1 maleless.  DSRBD plus helicase (similar to animal versions)'), with product MSKKTEKTTNPDPKMKKGISNSGTKNISEENQGKKLSSKTNVNSGSTKGEEIEVKKIPLFEMKPYMRTPKVLLNNYCQKEKRPKPIYNKLVANKGMFRYVVILNDPKGKEENSMRFETKESFINNDLAQHYAALLALRHLEGSRPLYKLFPAPLDEAWLSMDTNNPLVSRNNEFVSQKEKALFKSEKKRMQAEKKNKIDISDQKQKLEIPRLSMSYNIRKKTIGIVTKHFPMLSKSYSFKSWLFDNCNNFSGLPRLVSRPKLVSLNLERMNDIMKEKYSSFLKSNGLNVKMILLSLKYWCGIDNKDKEGIIKLIESCGFDNERSLTALNVVMKEIDEYNKSMKDSFKLQKGVYMDHFRISNICIVTDVEISSYPKHYIAWLCIMWLSIHLKENDLPQLITPKKAQIEVKDYSNSKESKNEEIDLISDKIKNLFVSKLENNSKSDYEIEEISKNSPKPPLESANLFKARRYDHLSASMNAEKIIEKLKSNQILVVKGETGCGKTTQIPILVYEGITQFTEGMIYCSEPRRLAAISVSTRVRNEAIKENQHVKKHLVGHSVRLDHYVTNSTKLVYCTHGILINIIKSELMGISSSDIDTNQFKIPANSVLILDEAHERSLDVDLLLYFMKQLSYKRSDIKLVIMSASIDVFEFVKYFNKSYNDKIESNTIITAIQEQINKESVFKIDTINLPGRTPFPIEVSYLPLKQKKQQNTQSQNNNGVSSTQDDDEYLDLGSNICKPLDIPKLKDHVLNIIKSLGNQEGSVLIFLGGIGDVNHLTKLLKREFDENEQDQEGFEDFKEKVQLPIPLHVLACHSNVNYNDQLEIFKPVKGKRKVIVSTNIAEVSLTIEDIRFVIDTGRVRISIYDPIRHVTSLQEVLISKSSAQQRMGRAGRTAPGKCFRLFTEEELQSQSLEITPEILRLPIEHIILDILCYLGNLPPDKDSNLASSRGLRNSFKLIQLIHSLQDFFTPPSLSSIENSLLSLRNYGALDDQFRITPLGELLSRWPVDLSIGILFIYGLIFDCIDPIVTIASFLTCEIPWKLEERHLPKSSTNCDYMIFIKVYNFYLEHFKSNSKYKTPRLISNLENIENHQLPFDPKCLDISKMETIYQTKNHLLRVLSIQETTNEKIDEAQIFSKWNLIQTCLAASLYPNVACIRLPKRIKYVESGNGLFAETIQFNKLLLFRKNRLSKKSIGHFFTPQPKEKPITISQAYDIVKESQDVSRVFLSESTAIYNRMYDLGTYHCIMYMSLFQSFAQKKTVLRFPISISMYSLLLFASDSLQLNPLSLINQMKKISLNPNHPKSKKDQPNDQNHIDPEDSLNHILIDDWILLQCPGQIQSILWYFRYVVRDFIQFLSQKLLESKSLTPLSSNHSEVNTLFTVKETNEILELLHFLI
- a CDS encoding protein containing ringfinger+4xC2H2+littlefinger domains, producing MKGKPKGRTEPRLFAKDIKQWVNTNILDHKYEKETIYGGKFGKNKDNLASKDKLCGICMSNLVVFGLDFSLKCFHAICWCCTLRLRYLLKSKECPFCKNTIETLFFTSNPRYFEYLIDDSLEGVADRSLDSDKQEGMNIIEANLGHPKLEQVPKSLIDEKIGVIYESFACRWVFERILEYRCWFPNCRPKFPTKDSEDLHNNLKSYKNTKALGEHLFQDHHVKCCYVCIEKRKTMLLPEHYLYGVKDLSRHLKKGEMFLKPPILPHISCPICKVWCLDKEDFSDHVRNEHFSCQICEEKELSRQSGLFSESSRNEETDLNENNQEGVDELDDEEESTNRVGAQESNSLTRENRLPKITYVYRDYQALKEHWRQKHYPCDHENCMFIVFENESELIFHKATHHSAVNRRGNVTVPIVNSYRQQSQRRVNQLNSSQTTNQRVSNPIDISTPSLCAMDELSNTILTRIKREKPLLWRLVLIHDLNKCIQVVGDEITVKLGLEEKCRDFSSWSLQVINDLFSRNETMIGIIQKLGSTYIKREISAKSFIIEMVALLWGSSHNHSNNTNILQGVKKQFKSIATSPSSFKIFFSPIPEPITIFEDTLKERSGTYKRIPAQLVDRILAEEANWSLLYSDVISMILIALILGLPNIENRRELIKALTSLKDDIQEKNITIISNTSFPRFSFGNLQSSIEIERLKIHPQENTENQIQENINKKQIKQKFISFEKLIKPDEMLISQKVTFLESLNSFLTACFSKISLSQFSEFLPEASDKEKIFDKFKILIGSQTSTEINALSSLYQHTSSLVSSANTIERILGLRAPFYRLAMNTTTFPEDSQTPSTITESLAHRQWLNICTKAFNKICLYDVEIILIYCKACIKTLNDPNFLLLEKQKEELYEKNKEENSSESAPKTVNAHSGVISHSKSLAPSLTSLNSLKINTSGNWTSKTYLSSNSSAPKTVIASSSPIQSGTSFSSTTVSSSSATSSSYQPTTNKPNSIGKTANYAQALKSKESTAKPANENESKPKGIFEFPELISKGENKGKARMKPENPPKWVCILCTHVNSGTRNRCQICSTRK
- a CDS encoding hypothetical protein (Trp and Cys-rich motif similar to step II splicing factor SLU7), whose product is MNVQRISNKASVFLNHKHFHPGNSKNREKVWLAEEKLKEEERKQEELLKKRKKEWEIEELRRDLRQSNKKVKNQLKVQSEVEEVIDKSKQLHDVLVDKARANKSWVKSELYEEDVFLGNHSSVWGSYYDPNVKKWGFKCCKNLKRSSVCSAYNKSKSQISNSSYNTSISELFNSDTKYQSKSDTSEHNINNNAGLLLLNQGKPFSKQQKGVSEFLNILKQSQPKSSN